From Acidobacteriota bacterium, one genomic window encodes:
- the msrA gene encoding peptide-methionine (S)-S-oxide reductase MsrA, with protein MANLETATLAAGCFWCVEAVFDSLIGVEDVVSGYSGGHTENPTYQQVCSETTGHAEVVQIKFDPEQLSFANLLRVYFTVHDPTTLNRQGNDIGSSYRSAIFYHSEAQRETADQIIAEITAESIYDNPIVTEVTAFDKFWPAEDYHQEYFANNPNQPYCAAVVAPKVAKFRQKFVSRLKK; from the coding sequence ATGGCAAATCTTGAAACAGCAACACTCGCGGCAGGATGTTTTTGGTGTGTCGAGGCAGTTTTTGACTCACTTATTGGTGTCGAAGATGTCGTTTCGGGCTATTCCGGCGGCCACACGGAGAATCCTACGTATCAACAAGTTTGCAGCGAAACCACCGGCCACGCTGAAGTGGTTCAGATCAAATTCGACCCCGAACAGCTCTCGTTCGCTAATCTGCTCCGAGTCTATTTCACCGTCCATGACCCGACCACGCTCAACCGTCAGGGCAACGATATCGGTTCGTCATACCGCTCCGCCATTTTCTACCACAGCGAAGCCCAGCGCGAAACCGCCGATCAGATTATCGCCGAGATCACGGCCGAAAGCATCTACGACAACCCGATCGTCACCGAGGTCACCGCCTTCGACAAATTCTGGCCTGCTGAGGATTACCACCAGGAATACTTCGCCAATAACCCCAACCAACCATACTGCGCCGCGGTCGTCGCACCAAAAGTAGCGAAGTTCCGCCAGAAATTCGTCAGCCGCCTAAAGAAATGA
- a CDS encoding TMEM165/GDT1 family protein, with translation MDWKIFGTAFLTLFLAELGDKTQLAVITMTSSTESKVSVFLGAALALVVVTLLGVLVGGVLSQYVPTEWLQRIVAVAFIVIGVLMLLGKL, from the coding sequence ATGGATTGGAAAATATTTGGAACGGCCTTCTTAACTCTATTTTTGGCGGAACTCGGCGATAAAACGCAGCTCGCGGTGATAACGATGACGTCGAGTACGGAATCGAAGGTCTCTGTCTTTCTCGGCGCAGCGCTGGCTCTGGTCGTGGTTACGCTGCTTGGCGTTTTAGTAGGCGGCGTTTTAAGTCAGTATGTTCCGACCGAATGGCTCCAGCGGATCGTCGCTGTCGCTTTTATTGTGATCGGCGTGCTGATGTTGCTTGGAAAGCTCTAG
- a CDS encoding amino acid permease, which translates to MSSSIFRTKSISQIQADAAAGLLEHAQDSKEPGTLRRTLGVFDLTMMGIAAIIGAGIFAMVGKASYNGGPAVALLFVFTAFACGFSALCYAEFASRIPVAGSAYTYAYASMGEFIAWIIGWDLIVEYAIGNIAVAISWSDYFTGLLKGYGIDIPLHFTMDFLTARRGHAAVMDAISSGTTIDVLTKACDAKDAVVSCGQIDGYLATLSAPKLGSIPIVADLPALLITVAITTLVFIGIRESKFASNIMTVLKIGIILLVIFLGLNYVQPANWSPFAPNGFEGVLKGVSAVFFAYIGFDALSTTAEECVNPRRDLPIAMIASLVICTILYIAVALVLTGMVSYTKLDVGDPLAFVFGPEGANIPWVAGIIAVSAVIALATVFLVFQIGQPRLWMAMSRDGLLPKIFSSIHPKFNTPWFATLVTGFVVAIPALFMNLTEVTDLASIGTLFAFVVVCAGVLFKDKEFRESGTRYVPYINSQFLLPAILIVLFAAIYYFNPTVVSDFLKLEPKDGETMLGAFSHKIPMIFFIIVAVLLFVLSLTKKLSLIPILGLLSCLYLMTELGVTNWIRFTLWLLVGLIIYALYGFRNSKLSTAESEAAQS; encoded by the coding sequence ATGTCAAGTTCAATTTTCCGCACAAAATCCATCTCTCAGATCCAGGCCGACGCGGCCGCGGGACTGTTGGAACACGCCCAAGACTCCAAAGAACCCGGTACGCTTCGCCGTACGCTGGGTGTTTTCGACCTAACCATGATGGGCATAGCCGCGATCATCGGCGCAGGCATCTTCGCAATGGTCGGCAAAGCCTCGTACAACGGCGGCCCGGCGGTGGCTCTATTGTTTGTGTTTACAGCATTTGCGTGCGGTTTTTCGGCTCTGTGTTACGCTGAGTTTGCTTCTCGAATTCCGGTTGCCGGCTCAGCATATACCTACGCATACGCCTCGATGGGCGAGTTTATCGCGTGGATAATCGGTTGGGATCTGATCGTCGAATACGCCATCGGCAACATTGCGGTCGCGATCTCGTGGAGCGACTATTTTACAGGCCTTTTGAAAGGTTACGGCATTGATATACCGCTGCATTTTACGATGGATTTCCTCACCGCGAGGCGTGGCCATGCCGCCGTGATGGACGCGATATCCAGCGGCACCACGATCGACGTGTTAACAAAGGCGTGTGATGCAAAGGACGCAGTGGTCAGCTGCGGCCAGATCGACGGCTACCTCGCAACCTTGAGTGCTCCAAAACTAGGTTCGATCCCGATCGTCGCCGACCTTCCGGCCTTGCTCATAACCGTCGCGATCACAACACTTGTGTTCATAGGCATTCGAGAATCCAAGTTCGCGTCGAACATAATGACGGTTCTCAAGATCGGGATTATCCTGCTCGTTATCTTCCTCGGCTTGAATTACGTGCAGCCGGCAAACTGGTCGCCGTTCGCACCAAACGGATTTGAAGGGGTTTTAAAGGGAGTTTCGGCCGTATTCTTTGCGTACATTGGCTTTGACGCTCTTTCGACGACCGCTGAGGAATGTGTTAATCCGCGGCGTGACCTGCCGATCGCGATGATTGCTTCGCTGGTCATCTGCACTATTTTATATATAGCAGTTGCCCTCGTGCTGACCGGAATGGTGAGCTATACAAAGCTCGACGTAGGTGATCCGCTTGCCTTTGTTTTTGGACCTGAAGGTGCAAATATCCCCTGGGTTGCCGGTATCATTGCTGTCAGTGCCGTGATCGCTCTCGCAACCGTTTTCCTGGTGTTTCAGATCGGGCAACCGCGTCTCTGGATGGCGATGAGCCGCGACGGCCTGCTTCCCAAAATCTTCTCGTCGATTCATCCGAAGTTCAATACGCCATGGTTCGCAACCCTCGTAACGGGCTTTGTTGTCGCGATCCCCGCCTTATTCATGAACCTGACCGAGGTCACGGACCTTGCGAGTATTGGGACGCTTTTTGCGTTCGTCGTCGTCTGCGCAGGCGTTTTGTTTAAGGACAAGGAGTTCAGGGAAAGCGGAACGCGTTACGTTCCCTACATAAATTCGCAGTTCCTGCTGCCCGCCATTCTGATCGTACTTTTTGCCGCGATCTACTACTTCAACCCGACCGTTGTCAGCGATTTCTTAAAACTCGAACCGAAGGATGGCGAAACTATGCTCGGGGCTTTTTCGCACAAGATCCCGATGATCTTTTTCATCATCGTCGCGGTGTTGCTTTTTGTATTGAGTCTGACAAAAAAGCTTTCGCTGATACCGATCTTAGGATTGCTATCGTGCCTCTATCTGATGACAGAATTGGGGGTTACGAACTGGATCCGGTTCACCCTATGGTTGCTTGTAGGCCTTATAATTTATGCCTTATATGGTTTTCGTAACAGCAAACTTTCGACCGCAGAATCAGAAGCTGCTCAAAGCTAG
- a CDS encoding phosphoesterase — protein MKLRILYHGNCFDGVSSAAIFTKFFHAKIDPNAEVAYTPTMHRAGNAFDRDQFDGDENAIVDFKYCPDERLTWWFDHHQSAFLTKEDEQHFLADTSGQKFLDTTSKSCAEFIARVTKEKYGFEDESLAELIEWAHIIDGALYESPAQCVELRSSALKLMQVIEGEKDVAFVEKIIRSLTARTLDEIVESNEIQEKLEPILERHWNTVKLIKERAVYERGVVRFDLTDTGIDGYNKFIPYYFYPETTYTVSLTRSDFRTKISVGSNPWAPRPRTHNIAEICERYGGGGHAVVGAVSLKREDLEQGKKYMKEIIEEIRFED, from the coding sequence ATGAAACTAAGAATACTTTATCACGGCAATTGTTTCGATGGCGTGTCATCGGCTGCCATCTTTACCAAGTTTTTTCACGCAAAAATAGATCCAAATGCCGAGGTAGCATACACGCCGACAATGCATAGGGCGGGAAATGCGTTTGACCGCGATCAGTTCGACGGCGATGAAAATGCCATCGTCGATTTCAAATATTGTCCCGACGAACGGCTGACGTGGTGGTTCGACCATCATCAATCCGCGTTTCTTACGAAGGAGGACGAACAGCACTTTCTGGCGGATACTTCGGGTCAGAAATTCCTCGATACGACCAGTAAATCGTGCGCTGAGTTCATTGCTCGAGTCACCAAAGAGAAGTACGGTTTCGAAGACGAATCGCTCGCCGAACTGATCGAATGGGCGCACATAATTGACGGAGCACTATACGAATCGCCGGCCCAATGCGTCGAGCTACGGTCGTCCGCTTTAAAACTAATGCAGGTCATCGAGGGAGAAAAAGATGTTGCATTTGTCGAGAAAATTATCCGCTCTTTAACAGCTCGGACGCTGGACGAGATCGTCGAGAGCAACGAGATCCAGGAAAAACTCGAACCGATCCTCGAACGCCATTGGAATACCGTGAAATTGATCAAGGAGCGTGCTGTTTACGAACGCGGCGTGGTGCGATTTGATCTGACAGATACAGGGATTGACGGCTACAACAAGTTCATTCCGTATTATTTTTATCCCGAAACCACCTATACGGTTTCGCTCACGCGAAGCGATTTCCGCACTAAGATCTCGGTCGGCTCCAACCCTTGGGCTCCTCGGCCGCGAACCCATAACATCGCCGAGATCTGCGAAAGATACGGTGGCGGCGGACACGCCGTTGTCGGAGCTGTATCGCTGAAACGAGAAGATCTTGAACAGGGAAAGAAATACATGAAAGAGATAATCGAAGAAATTCGATTTGAAGACTAA
- a CDS encoding GNAT family N-acetyltransferase, with product MNDTNFRIRIAAPDDAAPLISFNQAMALETEGKQLEAKKITSGVEAVFADEKKGFYVVAEFEDKIVGGLMVTYEWSDWRNKWFWWIQSVYILPETRGQKLYSRMYEFVKQQAAAAGNVCGFRLYVETENAHAQKVYEALGMASSHYLMYEEEV from the coding sequence ATGAACGATACAAATTTCAGGATCAGGATCGCTGCACCAGACGATGCAGCGCCACTGATAAGTTTCAACCAGGCGATGGCCCTCGAAACGGAAGGTAAGCAGTTGGAGGCGAAAAAGATCACTTCCGGGGTCGAGGCTGTTTTTGCCGACGAGAAGAAAGGTTTTTATGTGGTCGCTGAATTTGAGGACAAGATCGTCGGCGGCCTGATGGTCACTTATGAATGGAGTGATTGGCGTAACAAATGGTTCTGGTGGATCCAAAGCGTTTACATTCTGCCCGAAACTCGAGGACAGAAGCTGTATAGCCGCATGTACGAGTTCGTTAAACAGCAGGCTGCCGCGGCCGGAAACGTTTGCGGTTTCAGGTTGTATGTCGAGACCGAAAACGCCCACGCACAAAAGGTCTATGAGGCTCTCGGAATGGCATCGTCGCATTATCTGATGTACGAAGAAGAGGTATGA
- a CDS encoding MBL fold metallo-hydrolase: MLVEKFIITPFQQNTRVIVCEETRKAICVDPGEPCEEIVDFLNKNKFELQAVTLTHGHLDHVGGTSYLAKMFPKAEIILHSADEGLYYSLPQQPLLMGVQPHQLAALGLDYDDPPKLTRNWQDGEIYEVGSLRFSVRHCPGHTPGHVVFAEESQKRVFVGDCLFLGSVGRTDLPGGDHDQLIDSITTNILSLDDETVVYSGHGPETTVGHERQTNPFLTGAYQIGKGRYY, translated from the coding sequence ATGCTAGTTGAGAAATTTATAATAACGCCGTTTCAGCAAAATACGCGAGTTATAGTTTGCGAGGAAACAAGAAAGGCGATCTGCGTCGATCCGGGTGAACCGTGTGAAGAGATCGTTGATTTTCTAAATAAAAACAAGTTTGAGCTTCAGGCAGTGACACTGACCCACGGCCATCTCGATCATGTCGGCGGCACGAGTTATCTTGCCAAGATGTTTCCAAAGGCGGAGATAATTCTGCATAGCGCAGACGAAGGCCTGTATTACAGCTTACCTCAGCAGCCATTACTTATGGGCGTCCAACCGCATCAATTGGCGGCTCTTGGTTTAGATTACGACGATCCGCCAAAACTGACGCGTAATTGGCAGGACGGTGAGATCTATGAGGTAGGATCGTTGAGATTTTCTGTTCGACACTGCCCCGGACATACGCCCGGTCATGTCGTTTTTGCCGAAGAAAGTCAGAAACGCGTATTCGTCGGCGATTGCCTGTTTCTCGGCTCGGTCGGCCGCACCGATCTGCCCGGCGGCGATCACGATCAACTTATCGATTCGATAACAACAAATATCTTGTCACTTGACGACGAAACAGTAGTTTATTCAGGCCACGGGCCGGAAACAACGGTCGGCCACGAGAGGCAGACAAATCCGTTTCTAACCGGAGCGTACCAGATCGGCAAAGGCCGTTATTATTAA
- a CDS encoding MBL fold metallo-hydrolase gives MKRIFAFAVITSLLSLSVFAHGDNSHFSNKQEVTVKTQKVGGNVYMLQGRGGNIGAVAGPEGILIVDDDYKAVSQKLSDALKELGSPVPKFILNTHWHGDHTEGNDFFGKQQSIIIAHANVRKRLLDPPVIFGQKTAPYASHALPMLTYTESMTIHLNGEEITLRYYPNGHTDGDSVVFFKNANVVHLGDDFFVGRFPFVDIDSGGSVQGMINNVSSLLKTIPSDAKLIPGHGALATTADLQTYRDALADTAKIVQDAMKKKKTLDEIKKAGLPAKFDSFGSGFIKTPQWIETIYRSYSKK, from the coding sequence ATGAAGAGAATTTTTGCATTCGCTGTTATCACGTCGCTATTGAGCCTATCGGTTTTCGCTCATGGCGATAACAGCCATTTCTCAAACAAACAAGAAGTGACCGTCAAGACTCAAAAGGTCGGCGGCAATGTTTATATGCTGCAGGGACGTGGCGGCAACATTGGCGCCGTTGCCGGGCCGGAAGGCATCCTGATCGTCGATGACGATTACAAAGCCGTTTCTCAGAAGTTAAGCGACGCCCTCAAGGAGCTTGGATCACCAGTACCCAAATTCATCCTAAATACGCACTGGCACGGAGATCACACGGAAGGCAACGACTTTTTCGGCAAGCAGCAATCGATCATAATTGCTCACGCAAACGTAAGAAAACGCCTGCTCGATCCGCCGGTTATCTTCGGCCAAAAGACGGCTCCGTACGCCTCTCACGCGCTGCCGATGCTTACTTACACGGAATCGATGACGATACATCTGAACGGCGAAGAGATCACGCTTCGGTATTACCCGAATGGCCATACGGACGGCGATTCAGTGGTGTTTTTTAAGAATGCGAACGTCGTCCACCTGGGAGACGATTTTTTTGTCGGGCGTTTTCCGTTCGTCGATATCGACAGCGGCGGCAGCGTTCAGGGAATGATAAATAACGTTTCGTCATTGCTCAAGACGATCCCGTCCGATGCGAAATTGATCCCGGGCCATGGAGCTCTCGCTACAACGGCCGACCTGCAAACGTATCGCGATGCACTCGCGGACACAGCAAAGATCGTGCAGGATGCGATGAAAAAGAAGAAAACGCTCGACGAGATCAAAAAAGCCGGATTACCGGCAAAGTTCGACTCGTTCGGTAGCGGATTTATTAAGACGCCGCAGTGGATAGAAACGATCTATCGCAGCTATTCGAAGAAATAA
- a CDS encoding class I fructose-bisphosphate aldolase, translating into MSVDLAKIQELLGADADSLLNHVSTTIPKENIHLPGSDFVDRIWANSDRNPSVLRSIQTLNDNGRLRGTGYLSILPVDQGIEHSAGASFAPNPMYFDPENIVKLAIEGGCNAVASTYGVLGTVARKYAHKIPFVVKINHNELLTYPNQFDQVMFGTIEQAKNMGAVAVGATIYFGSDQSTRQITEVAEAFAYAHELGMATILWCYLRNPKFKGPEGDMHTAADLTGQANHLGVTIQADIIKQKLPERNGGYNMLNTESSYGKTNPKIYTELTSDNPIDLVRYQVANCYMGRCGLINSGGESKGAGDLADAVRTAVINKRGGGTGLISGRKAFQRPMAEGVELLNAIQDVYLNKDVTVA; encoded by the coding sequence ATGTCCGTCGATCTAGCCAAAATTCAGGAATTACTCGGTGCCGATGCCGACTCGCTTTTGAACCACGTTTCCACAACCATTCCAAAGGAAAACATTCACCTTCCCGGCAGTGATTTCGTCGACCGCATTTGGGCGAACTCGGACCGCAATCCGAGTGTTTTGCGCAGCATTCAAACGTTGAATGACAACGGTCGGCTACGCGGTACGGGTTACTTGTCGATCCTGCCCGTCGATCAAGGGATCGAGCATTCGGCGGGGGCGAGCTTTGCACCGAACCCGATGTATTTCGACCCCGAGAACATCGTAAAACTCGCGATCGAGGGCGGTTGTAATGCCGTCGCATCGACCTACGGCGTGCTCGGGACAGTCGCTCGCAAATATGCTCACAAGATACCGTTCGTTGTGAAGATCAACCACAACGAACTGCTGACCTACCCAAACCAATTTGATCAGGTCATGTTCGGTACGATCGAGCAGGCGAAAAATATGGGAGCCGTTGCCGTTGGAGCGACGATCTACTTTGGTTCCGACCAATCAACACGCCAGATAACTGAGGTAGCGGAGGCTTTTGCCTACGCCCACGAACTCGGAATGGCGACGATCCTCTGGTGCTATCTTCGCAATCCGAAGTTCAAAGGCCCTGAAGGTGATATGCACACGGCTGCCGACCTTACCGGCCAGGCAAACCACCTAGGCGTCACGATCCAGGCTGACATCATCAAGCAGAAACTGCCGGAGCGAAACGGCGGCTATAACATGCTCAACACCGAGAGCAGCTACGGCAAGACAAATCCTAAGATCTATACCGAGCTGACCAGCGACAACCCGATCGATCTTGTTCGCTATCAGGTTGCCAATTGCTACATGGGACGCTGCGGCTTGATCAATTCAGGCGGAGAATCAAAGGGGGCGGGCGATCTCGCCGATGCAGTTCGCACAGCCGTGATCAATAAGCGCGGCGGCGGCACGGGCCTGATCTCCGGCAGAAAGGCATTCCAACGCCCAATGGCCGAAGGCGTCGAACTCCTGAATGCAATTCAGGACGTTTATCTAAACAAAGACGTTACCGTCGCGTAA
- a CDS encoding insulinase family protein: MRRTFLSLFFLIFAITSTAPVFGQGDKLPPINVKQYKLKNGMTVVMHQDRSTPIVSVNMFYHVGSKNEANGRTGFAHLFEHMMFQGSGNFIDGWRAVDEMGGSVNGTTDQDRTFYYETVPSNMLERTLYMEADRMGNLLAAMDQAKLDNQRDVVKNERRQRVDNVPYGAMSEMTYEVMYPEGHPYRWDVIGSMADLSAASLEDVKSFFRTYYVPNNTVMAISGDFDEKQTMAWIEKYFGGMKAGQPIVRPNLPVPQLSSVVRKSYEDPFANASRISLTWASVPAYAADEAPLDVLSNILSGGRGSRLQSNLLYKNELVANVFASNNTNEIAGLFQVSATARPGKTLDEIEAAINTELERIKKDGPTADEITRSVTQREAQAIYGLQTVFGKGSALTNYAGYLGQPNYFQSNLDRYRKVTSEDVKRVANKYLTANHLVLSAVPSKTPPPPAKADKPASTETKKKDTALIAKQEAMLPKPGPDPKLSLPAIEKTKLSNGLNVWIVKQNELPIVSMNLVVNAGGALESADKSGVASMTASMLNQGTKTRSALDIANGLQAIGASVNAGSSFDTSTVSMQTLTKNLDTALGYFSDQIMNAAFPEAEFKSTKGRLLNSFRQRKASATAVAGVVYDKVLYGNQVYGRQLTGDEKTVAAMTRDDLANFFRANYRPNNSTLIVVGDVQAAEVKARLEKAFADWKPGDVSASSIAEQQMMAKPGIYIVDKPGAAQSSVSIGTVGIERSNPDFFAVQVMNSILGGGGTARLFMNLREDKGYTYGAYSRFSPRRGAGPFSASGEIQTISTKEAVQEFLKEINGMRGARPVTQAELDVNKQSFIRRFPSAFETVGGISNQLAALVVYGLPDSYFNEYIQKIGAVTLADVERVSNKYLDPSKMAIVIVGDRKVIEPGLKELGQTISILDTDGNPAGK; encoded by the coding sequence ATGCGACGCACTTTCCTGTCTCTTTTCTTTCTGATATTTGCCATTACATCGACGGCACCCGTTTTCGGCCAGGGCGATAAGCTGCCCCCGATCAACGTTAAACAGTACAAGCTGAAAAACGGGATGACCGTTGTGATGCATCAGGACCGTTCGACACCGATCGTTTCTGTGAACATGTTCTATCACGTCGGCTCAAAGAACGAAGCGAATGGCCGCACCGGTTTTGCCCACCTTTTCGAGCACATGATGTTTCAGGGCTCAGGGAATTTTATCGACGGCTGGCGTGCGGTTGATGAGATGGGCGGCAGCGTCAACGGTACGACCGATCAGGACCGCACCTTCTATTACGAAACCGTACCGTCTAACATGCTCGAACGAACGCTCTACATGGAAGCCGACCGCATGGGCAACTTGCTCGCCGCGATGGACCAGGCAAAGCTCGATAATCAGCGCGATGTCGTTAAAAATGAGCGTCGCCAACGCGTCGATAACGTACCTTACGGAGCAATGTCGGAGATGACCTATGAGGTAATGTACCCCGAGGGCCATCCTTACCGTTGGGACGTGATCGGCTCAATGGCAGACCTCTCTGCCGCGTCGCTCGAAGATGTAAAGTCTTTTTTCCGAACCTATTACGTGCCTAATAATACGGTCATGGCGATCTCGGGCGATTTCGACGAGAAGCAGACCATGGCCTGGATCGAGAAGTACTTTGGCGGCATGAAAGCCGGCCAGCCGATCGTCCGGCCCAACCTTCCGGTGCCTCAACTCTCGAGCGTGGTGCGAAAGTCGTACGAAGATCCTTTCGCAAACGCGTCACGAATCTCGCTCACATGGGCCTCAGTTCCGGCCTACGCAGCGGACGAAGCTCCACTCGATGTGCTTTCCAACATACTGTCCGGCGGACGCGGTTCCCGGCTCCAGAGCAATTTGCTTTACAAGAATGAGCTTGTCGCTAACGTCTTCGCCAGTAACAACACCAACGAGATCGCAGGGCTTTTCCAGGTCTCCGCGACCGCCCGTCCGGGTAAAACTCTGGACGAGATCGAGGCCGCGATCAACACGGAACTTGAGCGGATCAAGAAAGACGGCCCGACGGCTGACGAGATCACACGTTCGGTAACGCAGCGTGAGGCGCAGGCGATTTATGGCCTGCAGACAGTTTTCGGCAAAGGAAGTGCCCTCACCAACTATGCCGGATATCTGGGCCAGCCGAACTATTTTCAGTCAAATCTCGACCGCTACAGAAAGGTCACTTCTGAGGACGTAAAACGCGTCGCGAACAAGTACCTCACTGCAAACCATCTCGTTCTGTCCGCAGTACCGTCTAAGACACCTCCGCCGCCGGCCAAAGCTGACAAGCCCGCTTCGACGGAGACCAAGAAAAAGGACACCGCTCTGATCGCCAAGCAGGAAGCGATGCTTCCCAAACCCGGACCGGATCCGAAGCTTAGCCTGCCGGCGATAGAGAAAACAAAGCTCTCGAACGGCCTCAACGTTTGGATCGTCAAGCAGAACGAACTGCCGATAGTTTCGATGAATCTCGTCGTCAATGCGGGCGGTGCTCTCGAAAGCGCAGATAAATCTGGCGTTGCGTCAATGACGGCCTCGATGCTAAACCAAGGTACGAAGACCCGTTCGGCACTGGATATCGCCAATGGGCTGCAGGCGATCGGAGCGTCAGTGAATGCAGGTTCGTCATTCGATACCTCGACGGTTTCAATGCAAACGCTCACAAAAAACCTCGACACCGCACTTGGCTATTTCTCCGATCAGATCATGAATGCGGCTTTCCCGGAAGCTGAATTCAAATCAACGAAAGGACGCCTCTTGAATTCGTTCCGTCAGCGAAAGGCGAGCGCGACAGCAGTTGCCGGCGTGGTTTACGACAAGGTGCTCTATGGCAACCAGGTATATGGCCGTCAGTTGACGGGTGATGAAAAGACCGTTGCCGCGATGACCCGTGACGACCTCGCCAATTTCTTCAGAGCGAATTACCGTCCGAATAACTCGACCTTGATCGTCGTCGGTGACGTTCAGGCAGCCGAAGTCAAAGCGCGGCTCGAAAAGGCCTTTGCTGACTGGAAGCCAGGCGATGTTTCGGCTTCGAGCATTGCCGAACAGCAAATGATGGCAAAACCCGGGATCTACATTGTCGACAAACCGGGTGCAGCTCAATCGTCGGTCTCGATCGGTACCGTCGGTATCGAACGCAGCAATCCCGATTTCTTCGCCGTTCAGGTGATGAACTCCATTCTCGGCGGCGGCGGTACAGCCCGACTTTTCATGAACCTTCGCGAAGATAAGGGTTACACTTATGGAGCTTACAGCCGCTTCTCGCCGCGTCGCGGTGCGGGGCCGTTCTCGGCTTCGGGTGAGATCCAGACGATCTCTACCAAGGAAGCGGTTCAGGAATTTCTTAAGGAGATCAACGGAATGCGCGGTGCACGCCCTGTCACTCAAGCTGAGCTTGATGTTAACAAGCAATCGTTCATCCGCCGTTTCCCGAGCGCATTCGAAACGGTCGGCGGCATCTCGAACCAGCTCGCCGCACTTGTCGTTTACGGCCTGCCGGATTCTTACTTTAACGAATACATCCAAAAGATCGGTGCGGTCACGCTGGCCGACGTAGAACGCGTCTCCAACAAATACCTCGACCCGTCGAAAATGGCTATCGTCATCGTCGGCGACCGCAAGGTCATCGAGCCCGGCCTAAAGGAACTCGGCCAAACTATCTCGATCCTCGACACCGATGGAAATCCAGCAGGCAAGTAG
- a CDS encoding anti-sigma factor, giving the protein MSEEKNELLFDLLTKKAIYGLDEAEEMQLGQIDPGTADAEFRSLEMTAAAISMIDFGEVVPMPDHLFAKISANAEKLVGQESPWPPVYKTDENERPASGWFGWLGWTAALAACIALAVNIYITNSKPQQLAVNPVTVETPKVKTPGELREELLKSTAGLIKANWAAGNVKELKDLSGDVVWSDEKQQGYMRFKGLPANDKAKETYQLWIFDKTQDKATPIDGGTFDVAENGEVIIPIDAKLKAVEPGMFAITVEKPGGVVVSKREKIAALATVETKTS; this is encoded by the coding sequence ATGAGCGAAGAAAAGAATGAACTACTCTTCGATCTTCTTACCAAGAAGGCGATATACGGGCTGGATGAAGCAGAGGAAATGCAGCTCGGTCAGATCGATCCCGGAACGGCTGATGCTGAGTTTCGATCGCTCGAGATGACAGCCGCTGCGATCAGCATGATCGATTTTGGCGAGGTCGTGCCGATGCCTGATCATCTATTTGCCAAGATCTCTGCGAACGCCGAAAAATTAGTTGGTCAGGAATCTCCGTGGCCTCCGGTCTACAAGACCGACGAGAACGAGCGGCCAGCCTCCGGATGGTTCGGGTGGCTTGGCTGGACGGCGGCTCTCGCGGCCTGTATCGCCCTTGCCGTAAACATTTATATAACGAATTCTAAGCCGCAGCAGTTGGCTGTTAATCCTGTCACGGTCGAAACACCAAAAGTTAAAACACCGGGCGAATTGCGGGAAGAGCTTTTGAAGTCGACCGCCGGCCTTATCAAGGCGAATTGGGCTGCAGGAAACGTTAAAGAGCTGAAAGATCTCTCAGGTGACGTAGTCTGGAGCGATGAAAAGCAGCAGGGCTACATGCGTTTCAAGGGCTTGCCGGCAAACGACAAGGCCAAAGAGACCTATCAACTGTGGATCTTCGACAAGACGCAGGATAAGGCCACGCCAATCGACGGCGGAACCTTCGACGTTGCCGAAAATGGCGAGGTTATCATCCCGATCGATGCCAAGCTGAAGGCGGTCGAGCCAGGAATGTTCGCCATCACCGTCGAGAAGCCAGGCGGCGTGGTGGTCTCGAAACGCGAAAAGATCGCCGCTCTCGCAACGGTTGAAACCAAGACAAGCTAG